A region of Pieris rapae chromosome 20, ilPieRapa1.1, whole genome shotgun sequence DNA encodes the following proteins:
- the LOC110995945 gene encoding uncharacterized protein LOC110995945: protein MTSASSSSARSLFAESKQRLAERVQVNMNNIASLARQIQRGSKSNELLMKAARDTACTEPLMESTEQNLKKMQLISVHMGYQFESIQKSAEIITEINEQVASLQR, encoded by the exons ATGACATCGGCATCGTCAAGCAGCGCCCGATCTCTGTTCGCGGAATCAAAACAAAGACTTGCAGAGAGAGTTCAAGttaatatgaacaatatagcaTCACTAGCTAGGCAGATCCAACGAGGTTCTAAATCTAATGAG ctCCTTATGAAAGCAGCAAGGGATACAGCATGTACGGAACCATTAATGGAGAGCACAGAAcagaatttaaagaaaatgcaACTGATATCAGTGCATATGGGTTATCAATTTGAAAGCATACAGAAGTCAGCAGAAATAATTACAGAAATTAACGAACAAGTTGCTAGCTTGCAAAGATAA